In Candidatus Roseilinea sp., one DNA window encodes the following:
- a CDS encoding VWA domain-containing protein: MLSFSQPVFLVLLVLLPISALIALPRLLTRRKVAGTRSTSKRRLNKHALAALAVRWALLASLILALAGMQAVQLTNKLAVVFVIDASDSVGPSGVEQAAQFVREALRSMRTDGNDEAAVVVFGADAQIERAMSGVRDLAPLGAQVRSAGTNVEGAIRLGMSLFPADAAKRIVLLSDGKQTVGDAEAAVRLARATDIRLDVVPLPSVQGPDAAIERVDAPQRASAGQIIPLQIVVRSNQAMRAQLTVFSGPDIVAQEVVNLTAGLNEFSVRANATRTGFSAFRVQVAPESDVRPQNNALSSSVIVGGPPRILLVSVPPESSSTGVDEVSALKEALSATGIEYDEASPRAMPSEIQSLAGYQAVVLANVPARELSLRAMYSLQSYVRDIGGGLVVIGGPNSYGVGGYYKTPLEETLPVEMQVKDPKRFPSVSIVVVMDKSGSMSAIENGVTKMRLAAEAAARVAELVNEDDEVTVIGFDTELVDLIGPFRGRDKNKYINQILSIAPGGGGIYVYESLLEAEKIVAKSTKLSKFIILLADGNDAERQEGVPELVRKMRDEYNTTLSVVAFGDGTDIPFLKRIAAIGKGRYHFTDKAANLPTIFTEEAALAQRSYIVEQSFFPKLGMASPILSGITEAPALQGYIASTAKPAAQVILRANESDPLLAAWQYGLGRAVAFTSDATGRWAKNWVRWSEFPKFWAQAIRWTILDRGQSAIQVNVQQRDEQTVIVADVPESQIAEDLKLTATVIDSDGQAREIALTQTAPGRYEAETYLDQAGAYFVRVAPVITATEASQPTGGLGDTTVAYVRPYSPEYAQMEGGEENLRDWASLGGGKMLASPAQAFALNAPVAASRTDLFPLLLALAALLLPFDVGVRRITVSLRKLLGLSGEKLAPAGNLESSGRMGQLLRAKTRVTREPAPQIMPRRTTTTHASAGPSPVEAQASSPQQAAATASELLRRRKQRAQSDGEEKPGSEKA, from the coding sequence ATGCTGTCGTTCAGCCAGCCGGTCTTCCTGGTGCTGTTGGTGCTTTTGCCCATCAGTGCGCTGATCGCGTTGCCGCGCCTGTTGACGCGGCGCAAGGTCGCCGGCACACGGTCAACCTCGAAGCGGCGGCTGAACAAGCACGCCCTCGCTGCGCTTGCCGTGCGCTGGGCGTTGCTGGCCTCGCTCATCCTCGCCCTCGCCGGTATGCAGGCCGTCCAGCTCACCAACAAACTGGCCGTGGTGTTCGTGATTGACGCGTCGGACAGCGTCGGCCCGAGCGGTGTGGAGCAGGCGGCGCAGTTCGTGCGCGAGGCGCTGCGCAGCATGCGCACGGATGGGAACGATGAAGCCGCGGTGGTCGTCTTCGGCGCCGACGCGCAGATCGAGCGCGCCATGTCCGGTGTGCGCGACCTGGCACCGCTCGGTGCGCAGGTACGATCTGCCGGCACGAACGTGGAGGGCGCGATCCGGCTAGGTATGTCCCTGTTCCCGGCCGACGCCGCCAAGCGCATCGTGCTATTGAGCGATGGCAAACAGACCGTCGGCGACGCCGAGGCCGCCGTCCGGCTGGCGCGCGCCACCGACATCCGGCTGGACGTCGTGCCGTTGCCATCCGTCCAAGGCCCCGATGCAGCCATCGAGCGCGTTGATGCGCCCCAGCGCGCCTCGGCCGGCCAGATCATCCCGCTGCAGATCGTGGTGCGCTCGAATCAGGCCATGCGCGCCCAGCTCACCGTGTTCTCCGGGCCGGACATCGTGGCTCAGGAGGTCGTCAACCTCACCGCCGGGCTCAACGAATTCAGCGTGCGCGCCAACGCCACGCGCACCGGTTTCAGCGCCTTCCGCGTGCAGGTTGCACCGGAGAGCGACGTGCGCCCACAGAACAACGCGCTGTCGTCCTCGGTCATCGTCGGTGGGCCGCCGCGCATCTTGCTCGTGTCGGTTCCGCCGGAATCCTCTTCCACCGGCGTAGACGAGGTGAGCGCGCTGAAGGAGGCGCTGAGCGCGACCGGCATCGAGTATGACGAAGCCTCGCCGCGCGCAATGCCCAGCGAAATCCAATCGCTGGCCGGTTATCAGGCCGTGGTGCTGGCCAACGTGCCGGCGCGCGAGCTCTCGTTGCGCGCGATGTATTCGCTGCAGAGCTACGTGCGCGACATCGGCGGCGGCCTGGTGGTCATCGGTGGGCCCAATAGCTACGGCGTGGGCGGCTACTACAAGACGCCGCTGGAAGAGACGTTGCCGGTGGAGATGCAGGTCAAAGACCCCAAGCGCTTTCCGTCGGTGTCCATCGTGGTCGTGATGGACAAGAGCGGTAGCATGAGCGCCATCGAAAATGGCGTGACCAAGATGCGGTTAGCAGCCGAAGCTGCCGCGCGCGTAGCCGAATTGGTGAACGAGGACGACGAGGTGACGGTCATCGGCTTCGACACCGAACTGGTGGACCTGATCGGGCCGTTCCGGGGGCGCGATAAGAACAAATATATCAACCAAATCCTGAGCATTGCGCCAGGCGGTGGCGGCATCTACGTGTACGAGTCGCTGCTGGAGGCCGAGAAGATCGTCGCTAAGTCCACCAAGCTTTCCAAGTTCATCATCTTGCTGGCCGACGGCAACGACGCCGAGCGGCAGGAGGGCGTGCCCGAACTCGTGCGCAAGATGCGCGACGAATACAACACCACGCTGAGCGTGGTCGCCTTCGGTGACGGCACCGACATCCCCTTCCTCAAGCGGATCGCCGCCATCGGCAAGGGCCGCTATCATTTCACCGACAAAGCTGCCAACCTGCCCACCATCTTCACGGAGGAAGCCGCGTTGGCGCAGCGCAGCTACATCGTCGAGCAGAGCTTCTTCCCCAAGCTGGGCATGGCCAGCCCGATCCTGAGCGGCATTACCGAAGCCCCCGCGCTGCAGGGCTACATCGCCAGCACGGCCAAGCCTGCAGCGCAGGTGATCCTGCGCGCTAACGAGAGCGACCCGCTGCTTGCCGCTTGGCAGTATGGCTTGGGCCGCGCCGTGGCGTTCACGTCGGATGCCACCGGGCGCTGGGCGAAGAACTGGGTGCGATGGAGTGAGTTCCCCAAGTTCTGGGCACAAGCCATTCGCTGGACGATCCTGGATCGCGGACAATCCGCGATTCAAGTCAATGTGCAACAGCGCGACGAACAAACCGTGATCGTCGCCGACGTGCCGGAGTCGCAGATCGCCGAAGACTTGAAGCTGACGGCGACCGTGATTGACAGCGACGGCCAGGCGCGCGAGATTGCATTGACGCAGACCGCGCCGGGCCGCTACGAAGCAGAGACCTATCTCGACCAGGCCGGCGCATACTTCGTACGGGTGGCGCCGGTGATCACAGCGACGGAGGCGAGCCAGCCGACCGGTGGCTTGGGTGATACTACGGTCGCCTATGTGCGGCCATATTCGCCCGAATACGCGCAAATGGAAGGAGGCGAAGAGAACCTGCGTGATTGGGCATCCCTCGGCGGTGGCAAGATGCTGGCATCGCCAGCACAGGCGTTCGCGCTGAACGCACCTGTCGCTGCTTCACGCACCGACCTCTTCCCGCTGCTGCTGGCGCTCGCCGCGCTGCTGCTGCCCTTCGACGTCGGCGTGCGGCGCATTACGGTCAGCCTGCGCAAACTGCTCGGCCTCTCCGGCGAGAAGCTCGCGCCGGCCGGTAACCTGGAATCGAGCGGGCGCATGGGTCAACTGCTGCGCGCCAAGACCCGCGTCACCCGCGAGCCGGCGCCGCAGATCATGCCGCGCCGGACTACTACTACGCACGCGTCAGCCGGGCCTTCCCCTGTCGAAGCGCAAGCCTCATCGCCGCAACAAGCGGCCGCTACGGCCTCCGAGCTGCTCCGGCGGCGCAAGCAGCGTGCACAATCCGATGGCGAAGAGAAGCCGGGCAGCGAGAAGGCATAG
- a CDS encoding UDP-phosphate galactose phosphotransferase, which produces MRLRMSLVVLSDIALINIAFALGYVARYRWQLFRDIEYNAAFSDYWPIQVLFTLSVLAFFWLDGVYTPRRAPSWLDQIWTITGSVLKAMFIVWVAIFIYGPAVYSRLLIAEAGVFLVVWLGISRAIKNAYEARQRARGIGVSNVLIVGAGELGRAVMRTLFARPDLGYRCIGFLDDDPRRGHTDIGRFPALGEVSVLPDLLQRYQVDEVVITLPWSAQPKILELVEICRAHNVRARVVPSLLQINLRQLDVNDFGGIPMLSPRDAQDGISGVKRVVKRGMDIVFGGIFLLLCLPIIGAACLAIRLESPGPAIFTQLRAGRNGKPFKVYKLRSMYKDADQMRDQLMAMNEADGPMFKIKDDPRRTKVGRVLRKLSIDEMPQFWNVLKGDMSIVGPRPALLSEVAQYADWHRERLRVQPGITGLWQISGRSELSFDEMCLLDVYYIENWSPSLDLKIMLRTIPYVLSGRGAY; this is translated from the coding sequence ATGAGGCTGCGTATGTCGTTGGTTGTCCTCAGCGATATTGCGCTCATCAACATCGCGTTTGCGCTGGGCTATGTGGCGCGCTACCGCTGGCAGTTGTTCCGCGACATCGAGTACAACGCCGCGTTCAGCGACTACTGGCCGATCCAGGTGCTGTTCACACTCTCGGTGCTCGCGTTCTTCTGGCTGGATGGCGTGTATACGCCGCGCCGCGCGCCGTCCTGGCTCGACCAAATTTGGACGATCACCGGCAGCGTGCTCAAGGCGATGTTCATCGTGTGGGTGGCGATCTTCATCTACGGACCGGCGGTGTATTCGCGCCTGTTGATCGCCGAGGCAGGCGTGTTCCTAGTCGTGTGGCTGGGCATCTCGCGCGCGATCAAGAATGCCTACGAGGCGCGCCAACGCGCGCGGGGCATCGGCGTGTCGAACGTGCTGATCGTCGGCGCGGGCGAGCTGGGTCGGGCGGTGATGCGCACGCTGTTTGCCCGGCCCGATCTGGGCTATCGCTGTATCGGCTTCCTAGACGATGATCCACGCCGCGGGCACACTGACATTGGCCGCTTCCCGGCGCTAGGTGAGGTTAGCGTGCTGCCCGATTTGCTGCAGCGTTATCAGGTGGACGAGGTGGTGATCACGCTGCCGTGGTCGGCACAGCCGAAGATCCTGGAGTTGGTCGAGATTTGCCGAGCGCACAACGTGCGGGCGCGTGTCGTGCCGTCGCTGCTGCAGATCAACCTGCGCCAGTTGGACGTGAACGACTTCGGCGGCATCCCGATGCTCAGCCCGCGCGACGCGCAAGATGGGATCAGCGGTGTGAAGCGGGTGGTCAAGCGCGGCATGGACATCGTGTTTGGGGGGATCTTCCTGCTCCTATGCCTGCCCATCATCGGCGCCGCCTGCCTGGCCATCCGGTTGGAGTCACCGGGGCCGGCCATCTTCACCCAACTGCGAGCCGGCCGGAACGGCAAACCCTTCAAGGTCTATAAGCTTCGCTCGATGTACAAAGACGCCGATCAGATGCGAGATCAACTGATGGCGATGAACGAAGCCGACGGCCCGATGTTCAAGATCAAAGATGACCCGCGCCGGACGAAGGTGGGGCGCGTGCTGCGCAAGCTGAGCATAGACGAGATGCCGCAGTTTTGGAACGTGCTCAAGGGCGACATGAGCATTGTCGGGCCGAGGCCGGCGCTGTTGTCCGAAGTGGCGCAGTATGCAGACTGGCACCGCGAGCGATTGCGGGTGCAGCCGGGCATCACCGGCCTGTGGCAGATCAGCGGGCGCAGCGAATTGTCGTTCGACGAGATGTGCCTGCTGGACGTGTACTACATCGAGAACTGGTCGCCCTCGCTCGATCTCAAGATCATGTTGCGCACCATTCCCTACGTGTTGTCCGGGCGAGGGGCGTATTAG